The Thalassotalea sediminis genome includes the window TTCCTTGGACACGTGCCGCAGCGTTAGTTGCAGCAATTAAACCTTGAGCGCCAGCTTCTTCATAGCCAGTAGTACCATTAATTTGACCAGCAAAATATAAGTTTTTAATAAACTTACTTTCAAGTGTTTGCTTTAAGTCCCGCGGATCGAAAAAGTCATATTCTATTGCATAACCAGGACGAGTAATATGCGCGTTTTCAAAGCCATTAATCGATCGTACAAGATCCATTTGTACATCAAATGGTAAACTTGTTGAAATACCATTAGGGTAAACTTCATTCGTTGTTAAACCTTCAGGTTCAACAAATATCTGATGGGTTTCTTTATCAGCGAAGCGCATAATTTTATCTTCAATTGAAGGGCAATAACGTGGTCCAATGCCCTCAATAACGCCTGTATACATCGGTGATCTGTCAAGTCCCTTTCGAATAATATCGTGGGTTTTTGTGTTTGTATGGGTAATATAACAAGGCACTTGCTGTGGATGATCATTTGTAGAGCCCATGAAAGAAAATACAGGTCGTGGTTCATCTCCTGGCTGCGGTTGCATTACTGAAAAATCTAATGTTCTAGCATCTAACCTTGGTGGAGTACCTGTTTTTAGTCGATCAATTCTAAACGGCATATCACGTAGTTTACGAGCTAAATTTACACTGGCAGGATCACCCGCTCTACCGCCTTGGTAGTTATTCAAACCAATATGTATTTGACCGGCAAGGAATGTACCTACTGTTAGCACAACGGATTGTGCTTTGAATTTTAACCCCATCTGAGTGGAAACACCGACTATGCGATCATTTTCTAAAATAAGATCATCACAAGGTTGTTGAAAGATCGTTAAATTTTCTTGGTTTTCTAAGTAAGTACGTACGTAATTTCTATAAAGAGTACGATCTGCCTGTGCTCTTGTTGCTCTAACTGCTGGACCTTTACTGGCATTAAGCGTACGAAACTGGATCGCAGCATGATCAATAGCAGTTGCCATTAGGCCACCTAATGCGTCAATTTCTTTGACTAAATGCCCTTTGCCGATCCCACCAATAGCAGGATTACAAGACATTTGTCCTAAGGTATCAATGTTGTGAGTCAACAGTAAGGTTTTACATCCCATGCGTGCAGAGGCTAAAGCTGCTTCTGTACCAGCATGACCACCACCAACAACGATGACTTCATAAGTATCTTGATACCACATAAATCAACTGACCTTAAATGTGTTTATTGAAAAAGGGCACGTATTTTATCGCGTTTTGATGAGAAGTGAAACGATCAAATCGTTAAAAAGATCACTTGTGGATCATTAATAATATATAAAGATCTATATAAAGATCTTATTATTGATCTTTATTAATAAACCCCCTTTCTGTGGATAAGCATTATTTCTCTTTATAAATCATAGCTATCCTAAAGATCATTTCTTGTGATCAAAGTATGATCATTTCTAATATAACCTTTGATCAAATGACTCTTTTATCCACAACCACTTTTGATAATTATTTTATAAACTGGAAAATAAATTTTAATACAGGCTTTATTAGCTAGTTATCCACATTAGGTTGCATTTATACCTGAAAATGTGGATAACACTTTAGTAACCCGTCTATAAATGATCTTTATTAACGAATAGCCAAGTTTGTGCTTCGTCTTCTGGATCGATTTCTTCTTGCATATCGAATGTTTTTAACGGTATTTTATTTTTACAACCTTTTGATTCTAATAGTTTATCTATTCTTTTGGCTGCAAAGCAGAAAGTATCATAACTTGAGTCACCAACACCGATCACTGCATAATTTGTCGTGGTAAGATCGATCGTACTTGCTGTTAATTGATCAACAAAAGGCACGAGGTTATCTGGATAATCACCGGCGCCATGAGTAGATGTACAGATTAGCCATGTTTGATTTTCGTGTGGAATATCTTCCAGCTTCGGCGAGAAGTGTAATGTTACCTCATGACCTAACTGTGTTAACGTTTCCTGGCAAGCTTCAGCGACATACTCTGTACCGCCTAACATACTACCGATGATTATTTGAAAAGAAGACATTGAAGATCCTTTATTTGCCGATACAAAATGAAGAAAAGATCTGACCAAGCAGATCGTCGTTTGTGAACTCACCTGTAATTTGATTTAACGCGTTTTGACAAAGCCTTAGTTCTTCTGCAAGTATTTCACCGGCAACAAACGACTCTAGTTGTTCTAAACCTATTGTTAAGTGTTGGTAGCCTTGTTCAATCGCTGCTAAATGGCGACGACGTGCCATAAAGCCGCCTTCTGTACTTCCTTGGTAACCCATGATGTCTTTGAGATGATCTGTTAATAACGAAATACCATCTTGTGTTTTTGCAGACAAAGTAATAGTCGGATAGATGCTACTTTGGTCAAATTGTGAAGGTTTATCTGCTATGTCAGCTTTATTTTTTATTATCGTTAGGCCAATATTTTCTGGTAACTTTTCGAAAAACTCAGGCCAATAGGCTTTCGGATCTTCAATACTCTGATCTGCATCAATTAATAATAGAATACGATCGGCTTGCAATATTTCTTGCCAAGCTCGCTCAATGCCTATTTGCTCAACTTTATCAGAAGCCTCTCTGAGCCCGGCAGTATCAATTACATGTAAAGGCATACCATCAATATGTATATGCTCTGATAGTACATCACGGGTAGTACCCGCGATATCTGTGACGATAGCACTCTCTTTGCCACTTAACGCATTTAATAGGCTAGATTTTCCTGCATTTGGACGCCCAGCAATAACAACTCTCATTCCTTCTCTTAATAGGCTGCCTTGTTGGGCTTTTTGTTGTACTTGCTCTACTTTTGAGATCAGTGCCTTGAGTTGGTTAACGACTTTTTCGTCAGCAAGAAAATCAATCTCTTCTTCAGGAAAGTCAATGGCGGCTTCGACATACATTCTTAAGTGAATTGTTTGATCGACTATTTCATGTATTAAGGCGGAAAAATCTCCCTGTAAAGAGTGTAGGGCGCTTTTTGCCGCTTGTTCTGAAGTAGCATTAATTAAATCTGCAATTGCCTCAGCCTGTGCAAGGTCGAGTTTATCATTGAGGAAAGCTTGTTCACTAAATTCACCAGGGTTGGCCATGCGCACATTATCAATAGTAATAATAGACTTTAAAAGCATGTCTAAAATAATTGGTCCACCGTGGCCTTGAAGTTCTAATATATCTTCCCCGGTGAATGAATTTGGGCCTTTAAAGTAAATAGCGATACCTTGGTCAATTATTTGTTTATTTTGATCGTGGAAAGGTAAATATTCCGCTTTGCGAGGTTCAGGGCATTTACCCAGAACGTGTACCGCTACGTTTGACGCTAAAGGGCCTGATACTCTGATAATACCGACACCGCCTCTGCCTGGTGGTGTGGCTTGTGCGGCGATGGTTTCAATATTTGTTACTGTCATGATATTGCAAACTGCTATATGAGAATGGTGATATTATAAACGTATTGATTGCAGGGGTAAAAAAAAGCGACCTTTTGGTCGCTTTATTTTATTTTATTTTGTTTTCTGTTTTTCTAATGCTGCAAATATTATCTTCATTTGAATAATGGAAATAACATTACTGACGAACCAGTAAAGTACTAACCCTGATGGGAACCAAAAGAAGAAGACAGTAAACATCACTGGCATGTATTGCATGATTTTTTGCTGCATCGGATCTTGAATAGTCATCGGTTGCATTTTTTGCATAATGTACATACTAATACCCATTAATATTGGTAGTATGTAATACGGATCTTTCGAAGAAAGGTCTGTTAGCCATAATCCAAATGACGCATGTCTAAGTTCAACACTTTCTAAGAATACCCAATAAAGTGCTAAGAAAATTGGCATTTGAATTAAGAGCGGTAAGCAGCCACCTGCAGGGTTTACTTTTTCTTTGCGGTAAAGCTCCATCATAGCTTGTGATAGCTTTTGTCTATCGTCACCAAAGCGCTCTTTCAATTGTGTCATTTTCGGTTGTAATGCGCGCATTTTAGCCATCGAGGTATATTGTGCTTTGGTCAATGGATACATCAAACCTTTAACAATTACGGTAATGATAATAATGGCAATACCCCAGTTAACAACAAGTGACTGAATTTGAATAAGTAACCAATGTAAAGGTTGGCTGATCATAAATAAGAAGCCAAAATCTACCGTTAATTCTAAGCCTTCAGCAATTTCTCCGAGTTTATCTTGATCTTTAGGCCCAACGTAAAATGATGTGGAGATCGTTTCAGTTGCTCCTGCCTCAATAATTTGAGCAGGGGCTTTAAATCCAATAACTGCTTCATTTTTACCGCGTGAAAACTCTGTATAAAGCAAATTAACTTGTTCAGCGTTTGGTATCCAAGCGGAAACGAAATAATGTTGTAACATTGCGACCCAACCACCTTGGGTTGTTTCATTTAATTTTGCATCTGCGATGTCATCAAAGTCATATTTTTCGTATAACTCTTCTTTTGTCGAATATGCTGCACCACGATAGGTAGGAATAAGCGCGCTTGATTCATCTACGGTCGCTGATTGACGTAATTGTGCATAAAGTTCAACACTTGCTGCACTACTTGAGGCATTTTCGATCACATAGTCAACGACAACTTGGTAACTATTAGGTGCAAAGGTAAAGTTTTTCTTAACTG containing:
- the mnmG gene encoding tRNA uridine-5-carboxymethylaminomethyl(34) synthesis enzyme MnmG, producing the protein MWYQDTYEVIVVGGGHAGTEAALASARMGCKTLLLTHNIDTLGQMSCNPAIGGIGKGHLVKEIDALGGLMATAIDHAAIQFRTLNASKGPAVRATRAQADRTLYRNYVRTYLENQENLTIFQQPCDDLILENDRIVGVSTQMGLKFKAQSVVLTVGTFLAGQIHIGLNNYQGGRAGDPASVNLARKLRDMPFRIDRLKTGTPPRLDARTLDFSVMQPQPGDEPRPVFSFMGSTNDHPQQVPCYITHTNTKTHDIIRKGLDRSPMYTGVIEGIGPRYCPSIEDKIMRFADKETHQIFVEPEGLTTNEVYPNGISTSLPFDVQMDLVRSINGFENAHITRPGYAIEYDFFDPRDLKQTLESKFIKNLYFAGQINGTTGYEEAGAQGLIAATNAAARVQGKDELILGRDQAYMGVLIDDLATLGTKEPYRMFTSRAEYRLLLREDNADIRLTETGRKLGLVDDERWQRFNEKLENIEKERQRLKATWIQKDHPAVEAINALVKNPISRENNLEELLRRPEVRYQDLMAIDSLGEPLADTQAAEQVEIQIKYAGYIERQLDDIAKKKRHEDTLIPVDFAYEQISGLSNEVVAKLTEAKPETIGKASRISGITPAAISLLLVYLKKHGLLRKSA
- the mioC gene encoding FMN-binding protein MioC, which gives rise to MSSFQIIIGSMLGGTEYVAEACQETLTQLGHEVTLHFSPKLEDIPHENQTWLICTSTHGAGDYPDNLVPFVDQLTASTIDLTTTNYAVIGVGDSSYDTFCFAAKRIDKLLESKGCKNKIPLKTFDMQEEIDPEDEAQTWLFVNKDHL
- the mnmE gene encoding tRNA uridine-5-carboxymethylaminomethyl(34) synthesis GTPase MnmE codes for the protein MTVTNIETIAAQATPPGRGGVGIIRVSGPLASNVAVHVLGKCPEPRKAEYLPFHDQNKQIIDQGIAIYFKGPNSFTGEDILELQGHGGPIILDMLLKSIITIDNVRMANPGEFSEQAFLNDKLDLAQAEAIADLINATSEQAAKSALHSLQGDFSALIHEIVDQTIHLRMYVEAAIDFPEEEIDFLADEKVVNQLKALISKVEQVQQKAQQGSLLREGMRVVIAGRPNAGKSSLLNALSGKESAIVTDIAGTTRDVLSEHIHIDGMPLHVIDTAGLREASDKVEQIGIERAWQEILQADRILLLIDADQSIEDPKAYWPEFFEKLPENIGLTIIKNKADIADKPSQFDQSSIYPTITLSAKTQDGISLLTDHLKDIMGYQGSTEGGFMARRRHLAAIEQGYQHLTIGLEQLESFVAGEILAEELRLCQNALNQITGEFTNDDLLGQIFSSFCIGK
- the yidC gene encoding membrane protein insertase YidC, which codes for MESQRSFLFIALMVVSFLLYQQWQLDHAPKPVAQIEQNDNIPNSAGSEDVDFVPAPSNTSPSSVATKTSATMVEVTTDVLSMKIDTKGGDIVEATLLKYDTEQGSGIPFTIMQNGNFRYIAQSGLTGAQGIDRTVKGRPIYQVENTTYQMQDGQPLIVTLTYVTNDGLTVKKNFTFAPNSYQVVVDYVIENASSSAASVELYAQLRQSATVDESSALIPTYRGAAYSTKEELYEKYDFDDIADAKLNETTQGGWVAMLQHYFVSAWIPNAEQVNLLYTEFSRGKNEAVIGFKAPAQIIEAGATETISTSFYVGPKDQDKLGEIAEGLELTVDFGFLFMISQPLHWLLIQIQSLVVNWGIAIIIITVIVKGLMYPLTKAQYTSMAKMRALQPKMTQLKERFGDDRQKLSQAMMELYRKEKVNPAGGCLPLLIQMPIFLALYWVFLESVELRHASFGLWLTDLSSKDPYYILPILMGISMYIMQKMQPMTIQDPMQQKIMQYMPVMFTVFFFWFPSGLVLYWFVSNVISIIQMKIIFAALEKQKTK